From the genome of Candidatus Electrothrix communis, one region includes:
- a CDS encoding ATP-binding protein yields MTRLLNSHTPSLFEASLDRVNAGIILFDQEGLVCFWNHWMMSRSRLAAEEVLGRKLEDIFPDDKNARLESGIQAALEQGMPTVLSHSLHRRPLPLYQGEGPQDSGKRIEQSIIIQPVQGDTGQRYCLFQVYDLTASVQREKILRRQSLDLQLQADTLLEAKKRAEAANRAKSVFLANMSHELRTPLNAILGFSQLMREDETVGQVYQQDLETIHRSGKHLLGLINDILDMAKIETGCVRLEPKDFDLGKLVREVKDMIQVAAREKGLQLLLDQSSQLPRFIHGDAAKLRQILLNLLSNAVKFTEKGSVTLRLDCDNGHPDLLVLRGEVEDNGPGIAPEDIDRIFLPFEQLCGATSQTGTGLGLTITRQFVELMDGDINVESEGGHGAIFRFTIRVQHALGEISLPETSGAAGRVTGLEKGQPEYRILIAEDQQDNQELLKRLLQQVGFRVRVAENGKEAVVLFKQWRPHLIWMDQRMPVMDGYTATRIIRQLPGGSEVKIVTVTASVFKQQIAEAREAGSDDTVRKPYRSEEIYQSMDRLLGLRYRYAEKSDFVDGNSQIKSEISSEALAALPKELLDELRTAALLLDVEQARTVIEQIKDVDIESSKTLGWLVDNFNFKSLQQMLKE; encoded by the coding sequence ATGACCCGGCTTTTGAACAGTCATACCCCGTCCCTGTTTGAAGCATCCCTGGACAGGGTGAATGCAGGTATTATCCTCTTTGATCAGGAGGGTCTGGTCTGCTTTTGGAATCATTGGATGATGAGTCGTTCTCGGCTGGCGGCAGAAGAGGTCCTCGGCAGGAAGCTGGAGGATATTTTTCCTGATGACAAAAATGCCCGCCTGGAGAGCGGGATACAGGCAGCTCTGGAACAGGGAATGCCCACCGTTCTCAGTCATTCGTTGCACCGTAGGCCTTTGCCCCTGTATCAGGGAGAGGGGCCACAGGATTCGGGTAAACGCATAGAGCAGTCCATTATCATCCAGCCGGTACAGGGGGATACCGGGCAACGGTATTGTCTTTTTCAGGTTTACGACCTCACGGCAAGCGTACAGCGGGAGAAAATTCTGCGTCGACAGAGTCTGGATCTTCAGCTTCAGGCTGATACCCTGCTGGAGGCAAAAAAAAGAGCGGAAGCGGCCAATCGGGCCAAATCTGTTTTTCTTGCCAATATGAGCCATGAACTGCGTACACCGCTGAACGCCATCCTTGGTTTTTCACAATTGATGCGGGAAGATGAGACTGTCGGTCAAGTGTATCAACAGGATCTGGAGACCATTCATCGCTCGGGAAAACATCTTCTGGGACTGATTAACGACATTCTTGACATGGCAAAAATCGAAACCGGGTGTGTCCGGTTGGAACCCAAGGATTTTGATCTGGGAAAACTGGTTCGTGAGGTCAAGGATATGATCCAGGTGGCCGCCCGGGAAAAGGGATTGCAACTCCTGCTGGATCAGAGTTCGCAATTACCCCGATTTATTCATGGGGATGCCGCGAAACTCCGCCAGATTCTGCTGAATCTGCTCAGTAATGCTGTCAAGTTTACTGAAAAAGGCAGTGTCACCCTGCGTCTTGACTGTGATAATGGTCACCCAGACCTTCTCGTGCTCCGTGGTGAGGTTGAAGACAACGGCCCAGGTATAGCACCTGAAGATATCGACCGTATTTTCCTCCCCTTTGAACAGCTCTGCGGCGCAACTTCGCAAACCGGCACCGGCCTCGGACTCACCATTACCCGTCAGTTTGTCGAGTTGATGGATGGGGATATCAATGTGGAGAGTGAAGGGGGGCATGGGGCGATTTTTCGTTTTACCATAAGGGTTCAACATGCCTTGGGGGAAATATCCCTTCCAGAAACGTCAGGAGCCGCAGGTCGAGTTACAGGCCTTGAAAAGGGGCAACCCGAATATCGGATTTTAATAGCCGAGGATCAGCAGGACAACCAGGAGTTGCTAAAGAGGCTCCTGCAGCAGGTTGGTTTCAGGGTGCGTGTCGCTGAAAACGGCAAAGAAGCCGTGGTGTTATTTAAACAGTGGCGGCCCCATCTGATCTGGATGGATCAGCGGATGCCGGTGATGGATGGATATACAGCCACTCGCATAATTCGTCAACTGCCCGGTGGTAGTGAAGTGAAAATTGTTACCGTCACTGCCAGTGTGTTTAAACAACAGATAGCTGAAGCCAGGGAGGCAGGCTCAGACGACACGGTGCGTAAGCCCTATCGCTCTGAAGAGATTTACCAGTCCATGGACAGACTGCTCGGGCTGCGTTACCGATATGCGGAAAAAAGTGATTTCGTAGATGGTAACAGCCAGATAAAAAGTGAGATTTCTTCAGAAGCCTTGGCGGCTCTACCCAAAGAGCTGCTTGACGAACTGCGCACCGCAGCCCTGTTGCTGGATGTGGAGCAGGCAAGAACAGTGATCGAACAGATAAAGGATGTTGATATTGAGTCGTCAAAAACATTAGGCTGGCTGGTTGATAATTTTAATTTTAAATCGCTTCAACAGATGCTGAAAGAGTGA
- a CDS encoding response regulator: MNPKKTILIVDDSRLTRFMLKSLLLKNYPDWEVLDAANADEALKIVEENRVDFITLDVNMPGMDGVTLGTELRKRFPGTPIALLTANIQQATQDKARAAGLDFLPKPLNEERILEFVTNGEREK; encoded by the coding sequence GTGAACCCCAAGAAAACAATTCTGATAGTGGACGACAGCCGACTGACCCGCTTTATGCTCAAAAGTTTACTTCTGAAAAACTATCCCGACTGGGAGGTTCTGGATGCGGCAAACGCCGACGAGGCCCTCAAGATTGTCGAAGAGAACCGGGTGGATTTTATAACACTGGATGTGAACATGCCCGGCATGGACGGCGTGACCCTGGGGACAGAACTGCGAAAACGATTTCCAGGCACACCCATCGCCCTCCTCACCGCGAATATTCAGCAGGCTACACAGGACAAAGCCAGGGCTGCCGGTCTGGATTTTCTGCCCAAGCCCCTGAATGAGGAGCGTATCCTGGAATTTGTTACCAACGGAGAAAGAGAAAAATGA
- a CDS encoding NAD+ synthase, whose protein sequence is MKIALAQINPIIGDFTYNRDRVAERIRQAEQADCDLIIFPELTLCGYPPQDLLERPAFLRAHDQALEELVHSVGEIGVIVGIPEQRQGQSQGKGKPLYNSALLLHQGNVLHRVRKQLLPTYDVFDESRYFEPGPPSLPFSFHGLRLGLTICEDIWPGQYPVDPVASLLQGHDDHDGHDRLDLLINISASPYHHGKLVERNQLLTALCRENSLPLLYVNQVGGQDSLIFDGHSMALNSRGELCAAASGFQEEMVVVALEDLVIMPSAVGANPCVRPCTLPQDSIAQVDKALVLGLRDYLHKTGFHQAVIGLSGGIDSAVTAVLAAAALGPENVLCVALPSPYTAQMSIDDAAELADNLGCDFELLPIAPAMEAYSAMLAPLFTGREEDVTEQNLQARIRGNLLMALSNKFGSLLLTTGNKSEMAVGYCTLYGDMSGGLAVLADVPKVMVYELARWMNRAGEVIPERIITRPPSAELKPDQADQDDLPPYEVLDPILSAYLEEHLSIEEIVARGFAQATVEDIIRRIRINEHKRKQAPLGLKVTSKAFGYGRRYPIVHGFTR, encoded by the coding sequence ATGAAAATAGCACTTGCGCAAATCAACCCGATTATCGGGGATTTTACCTATAACCGAGATCGGGTTGCAGAGCGAATCAGGCAGGCGGAACAGGCTGATTGCGATCTGATTATCTTCCCGGAACTGACCCTGTGCGGCTATCCGCCCCAGGATCTCCTGGAGCGACCAGCCTTTCTCCGAGCCCATGATCAGGCCCTGGAGGAGCTTGTTCATTCTGTCGGTGAGATCGGGGTTATTGTCGGTATTCCGGAACAGCGCCAGGGACAGTCTCAGGGCAAAGGGAAACCACTCTATAATTCAGCCCTCCTTCTCCATCAGGGCAACGTGCTGCATCGGGTGCGCAAGCAGCTGCTGCCCACTTATGATGTCTTTGACGAAAGCCGCTATTTTGAGCCTGGTCCGCCCTCTTTACCTTTTTCCTTTCACGGGTTGCGTCTTGGTCTGACCATCTGTGAGGATATCTGGCCGGGTCAGTATCCTGTTGATCCGGTGGCTTCTCTGCTGCAAGGTCATGATGACCATGATGGCCATGACAGGCTTGATCTCCTGATCAATATCTCTGCCTCGCCCTATCATCATGGCAAACTTGTTGAGCGCAATCAGCTGCTGACCGCTCTGTGTCGCGAGAACAGCCTGCCGCTGCTCTACGTGAATCAGGTCGGGGGCCAGGATTCCTTGATTTTTGACGGCCATTCAATGGCCTTGAACAGCCGGGGAGAGCTTTGCGCTGCGGCCTCTGGCTTCCAGGAGGAGATGGTTGTTGTTGCGCTGGAGGATCTGGTAATTATGCCGAGCGCCGTAGGGGCGAACCCCTGTGTTCGCCCTTGCACACTGCCTCAAGATTCTATTGCCCAGGTGGATAAGGCCCTGGTTCTCGGTCTGCGGGATTATCTCCATAAAACCGGCTTTCATCAGGCGGTCATCGGCTTATCCGGCGGGATAGATTCTGCGGTGACCGCAGTGTTGGCCGCCGCCGCCCTCGGTCCCGAAAATGTCCTCTGTGTTGCCCTGCCCTCACCCTATACGGCTCAGATGAGCATTGATGACGCTGCCGAGCTGGCCGACAACCTGGGCTGTGATTTTGAGCTGTTGCCTATTGCCCCGGCAATGGAGGCCTACAGCGCGATGCTGGCCCCTTTATTTACCGGCAGGGAGGAGGACGTGACGGAACAGAATCTCCAGGCCCGGATCAGGGGAAATCTGCTCATGGCCCTGTCCAATAAATTCGGGAGCCTGCTGCTGACCACGGGTAATAAGTCGGAAATGGCTGTGGGCTACTGCACCCTGTACGGCGATATGAGCGGCGGTCTGGCTGTGTTGGCTGATGTGCCCAAGGTCATGGTTTATGAGCTGGCCCGTTGGATGAACAGGGCAGGGGAGGTGATACCGGAGCGGATCATTACCCGCCCGCCCTCAGCCGAGTTAAAACCGGATCAGGCGGATCAGGATGATCTGCCGCCCTATGAGGTGCTGGACCCGATTTTATCCGCCTATCTTGAAGAACATTTGAGTATTGAGGAGATTGTGGCCCGTGGTTTTGCCCAGGCAACGGTGGAGGATATTATTCGCCGCATCCGCATCAATGAGCATAAACGCAAGCAGGCCCCCTTGGGTCTCAAGGTGACCAGCAAGGCTTTTGGCTATGGTCGGCGTTATCCCATTGTGCATGGGTTTACCCGTTGA
- a CDS encoding branched-chain amino acid ABC transporter substrate-binding protein — protein MVFVSNFASTAQAAEPVKIGVAGAHSGDLASYGLPTARAAELVVEHINAQGGINGAPVELLIEDDACKPEIATNTATKLVSAGAKAVIGHICSSATKAALPIYNEANIIVISPSATDSDLTKSGSYPTFYRTIAPNDAQAASIVNFTVRQLQAQKIAIIHDKGDYGKGLAEDARKIIEHGALASIVLFEGITPGAVDYSAVVQKIKRTRADAVIFGGYHPEASKIVTQMRKKRMKTLFISDDGVKDDTFVKVGGKHAEGVYASGPADVSANPITRQYREAYMKKYGAEPGAFFDNAVAAILALTNSIRVAGSTETEKIAKTLRTQATATPFGEIMFDKHGDAIGVGFSMYVVKKGAFVQVD, from the coding sequence GTGGTCTTTGTCAGTAATTTTGCCAGTACTGCCCAGGCTGCTGAGCCGGTAAAAATAGGGGTGGCAGGTGCCCATAGTGGCGACCTGGCCTCATACGGTCTGCCCACAGCTCGGGCCGCAGAGCTTGTTGTGGAACATATCAATGCCCAGGGAGGAATCAACGGAGCCCCGGTGGAGCTCCTCATTGAGGACGATGCCTGTAAACCGGAGATCGCCACCAATACGGCCACGAAATTGGTTTCTGCCGGTGCCAAGGCCGTCATCGGCCATATCTGCTCCAGCGCTACCAAGGCGGCCCTGCCTATTTATAATGAAGCCAATATCATTGTTATTTCTCCCTCAGCCACGGACAGCGACCTGACCAAGAGCGGCAGCTATCCCACATTCTATAGAACCATTGCTCCCAATGACGCCCAGGCCGCTTCTATTGTTAATTTCACAGTGAGGCAGTTGCAGGCCCAGAAGATCGCCATTATTCATGATAAAGGGGATTACGGCAAAGGGCTTGCAGAGGATGCGAGAAAAATCATTGAGCATGGTGCCCTGGCAAGCATCGTTCTTTTCGAGGGCATAACCCCTGGTGCTGTTGATTATTCCGCTGTGGTTCAGAAGATCAAACGAACCCGTGCGGATGCGGTTATCTTTGGCGGTTATCATCCGGAAGCATCAAAGATTGTGACCCAGATGCGCAAGAAGCGGATGAAAACGCTGTTTATTTCCGATGACGGGGTCAAGGATGACACCTTTGTCAAGGTGGGCGGAAAACATGCCGAAGGTGTCTATGCCAGCGGCCCGGCTGATGTCTCTGCCAATCCCATCACCCGCCAATACCGTGAGGCGTATATGAAAAAATATGGTGCAGAGCCAGGAGCGTTTTTTGATAACGCTGTTGCAGCGATCCTGGCGCTGACCAATTCGATCCGAGTGGCAGGCTCCACAGAGACGGAAAAGATTGCTAAGACCCTCCGTACCCAGGCCACGGCCACGCCCTTTGGCGAGATTATGTTTGATAAACACGGAGACGCCATCGGGGTCGGTTTTTCCATGTATGTTGTAAAAAAAGGCGCATTCGTTCAGGTGGACTAG
- a CDS encoding COR domain-containing protein: protein MQKPPIIEQIEKIWGENFILHPATAHPTLLDGVMAFKEDQPKYALDEQGRLIGLNLAATGLDDKGWQEIVTLLMEHEVRLQSLNLCENQLKKFVPPPGIAELIALELEDNPLEYPSPETLKQGKEAVLRFLQAAEVQGLRDAFEVKMLIVGEGETGKTTLWNLLQNPKHPVPDDRQQSTVGIQIKEGWEFQHLDRPDDTFYVNLWDFGGQEIQYMTHQFFLTRRSFYVLLADARREAANFPYWLDIINLLGRDSEKKEQLPVLVVLNEKGNKNPAPPYDSTTVTEQYPHLDISKREVDFAQQDGRLEALTEAIKEILCHQIAHLPIQIPRLWDEVRAEIKALQKEKNHICHEDFVQICTQHGLKERDQQDDLSQLFHDLGLILHFREPTLEDFIVLNPEWAVNAVYTILENDDVKDINQGRFNKLLLKDIWTEKSFSVAEQDKLLNLMLKDGLEVCFRSTENNEEIFIAPQLLPEEPPEGICWTGSSTTLRYVYHYPFMPKGIIGRLIVRLHEDIEQCDVEACACGDWKKIVWKNGVYLRKDGCRARVRYMKDRDQGREIIKIEVQGKEADERKHVLREIRQELDFIHRHSFPSLRFFEKIPCNCEECKGSTTPNEHDNEKLDRMKGKGIDEVQCDVSGKMISIRQLQDGVFGQHLESVPPPDPPVPAPSLDSDEKPWWIRWWIWIAAAVGFIGSLASIISYYDK from the coding sequence ATGCAGAAACCACCAATCATCGAACAGATCGAAAAAATCTGGGGTGAAAATTTCATCCTGCATCCGGCCACGGCTCACCCTACCCTGCTGGACGGGGTTATGGCCTTTAAGGAAGATCAGCCCAAGTATGCCCTTGACGAACAGGGGCGACTTATCGGCTTGAATCTGGCAGCCACCGGGTTGGATGATAAAGGATGGCAGGAGATTGTGACCCTGCTGATGGAACACGAGGTGCGGTTGCAGTCTCTTAATCTCTGCGAGAATCAGCTGAAAAAATTTGTTCCACCGCCCGGTATTGCTGAGCTGATCGCTCTTGAGCTTGAAGATAATCCGCTGGAATACCCTTCCCCAGAAACCCTCAAGCAGGGGAAGGAAGCCGTCCTTCGTTTTTTACAGGCTGCCGAAGTTCAGGGTCTACGGGATGCCTTTGAAGTCAAGATGCTCATTGTTGGCGAAGGTGAGACCGGCAAAACCACGCTCTGGAATCTCTTGCAGAACCCAAAACATCCGGTTCCTGACGACCGACAGCAATCCACAGTGGGCATTCAGATCAAGGAAGGATGGGAATTTCAGCATCTTGATCGTCCAGATGACACATTTTACGTTAACCTCTGGGATTTCGGAGGCCAGGAAATCCAGTACATGACCCACCAATTCTTCCTCACCAGACGTTCCTTTTACGTGCTGCTGGCCGATGCCCGGCGCGAGGCGGCTAATTTTCCCTACTGGCTGGACATCATCAACCTGCTGGGCCGCGATTCGGAAAAAAAAGAACAACTTCCTGTTCTGGTGGTGCTCAACGAAAAAGGCAATAAAAACCCGGCCCCGCCCTATGACTCTACAACTGTTACCGAGCAATATCCTCATTTGGACATCAGCAAGAGGGAGGTTGATTTTGCTCAACAGGACGGACGATTGGAGGCACTGACCGAAGCGATCAAAGAAATACTCTGCCACCAAATCGCCCACCTGCCCATTCAAATCCCCCGCCTCTGGGACGAGGTCCGCGCAGAAATCAAGGCCTTGCAAAAGGAAAAGAACCATATCTGCCATGAAGACTTTGTCCAGATCTGCACCCAACACGGTCTGAAGGAACGGGACCAACAAGACGACCTCAGCCAGCTCTTTCACGATCTGGGCCTGATCCTCCATTTTCGTGAACCCACCCTGGAAGACTTTATTGTCCTTAACCCGGAGTGGGCTGTTAATGCGGTCTATACCATCCTGGAGAATGACGACGTTAAGGACATCAACCAAGGCCGGTTTAATAAGTTGCTGCTCAAGGATATCTGGACAGAAAAAAGCTTCTCGGTTGCCGAGCAGGACAAACTGCTCAACCTGATGCTCAAAGACGGGCTGGAGGTTTGCTTCCGATCCACTGAAAACAACGAGGAAATCTTCATTGCGCCTCAGCTTCTACCGGAAGAACCGCCTGAAGGCATCTGCTGGACCGGCAGCTCGACCACCCTGCGCTATGTTTATCATTATCCGTTCATGCCCAAGGGGATTATCGGACGGCTGATCGTTCGTCTGCATGAGGATATCGAGCAATGCGATGTGGAGGCTTGCGCTTGCGGCGATTGGAAAAAAATTGTCTGGAAAAACGGGGTATATCTGCGCAAAGACGGTTGCCGGGCACGGGTTCGTTACATGAAGGATCGGGACCAGGGCCGAGAGATCATCAAGATTGAGGTGCAGGGGAAAGAGGCTGATGAACGAAAGCATGTCCTGCGGGAAATTCGACAGGAGCTGGATTTTATCCATCGGCATTCCTTTCCTTCCTTGCGGTTCTTTGAAAAAATTCCTTGTAATTGTGAGGAGTGTAAGGGATCGACTACTCCGAATGAGCATGATAACGAGAAACTGGACAGGATGAAGGGCAAGGGGATCGACGAGGTGCAATGCGATGTGAGCGGCAAGATGATTTCTATTCGGCAGCTTCAGGACGGTGTTTTTGGACAGCACCTCGAATCTGTTCCCCCTCCCGATCCCCCAGTGCCTGCCCCCTCTCTCGATTCTGACGAAAAACCCTGGTGGATTCGCTGGTGGATATGGATTGCGGCGGCAGTGGGCTTCATAGGTTCTCTTGCCTCTATTATCAGTTACTATGACAAATGA
- the tnpA gene encoding IS200/IS605 family transposase, with protein MPQSLAKIFLHLIFSTKDRIPLLADKKVREETHAYLFAACRELGVPPVIVGGVADHVHLACSMSRTLTVADLVRDIKRTSSSWLKQQSEGTVNFHWQSGYGVFSVSPSHVDALKEYILGQEEHHQQVSFKDEFRQIAQKYGVEYDERYMWD; from the coding sequence ATGCCGCAATCCCTGGCCAAAATATTTCTCCACCTCATCTTTTCGACCAAGGACAGGATCCCCTTACTGGCTGACAAGAAAGTACGTGAGGAAACCCATGCCTATCTTTTCGCGGCCTGCCGAGAACTCGGTGTCCCTCCGGTGATCGTCGGAGGTGTTGCGGATCATGTCCACCTTGCCTGCTCCATGTCCCGCACCCTGACCGTGGCTGATCTTGTCCGGGACATCAAACGCACTTCTTCAAGTTGGTTGAAACAACAGAGTGAAGGCACGGTTAATTTCCATTGGCAGAGCGGATACGGCGTTTTTTCGGTGAGCCCATCCCATGTTGATGCATTGAAGGAATATATCCTTGGTCAGGAAGAACACCATCAACAGGTCTCTTTTAAAGATGAATTCCGGCAGATTGCCCAAAAATACGGTGTGGAGTACGATGAGCGTTATATGTGGGATTGA
- a CDS encoding SUMF1/EgtB/PvdO family nonheme iron enzyme, whose product MPKENLTIQLPDGPTIELIYVQGGTFTMGSDDSEALDREKPAHQVKLSDFYIAKYPVTQEQWQAVTGENPSGFQGEQQPVEKVSWHDTQEFLEKLNQITGKGFRLPTEAEWEFAARGGIYSQGYKYAGSDRLKQVGWYDDNSDDQTHEVGLLLANELGLHDMSGNVWEWCRDWFSDKYYEECHKRGVMENPQGPDKGTDRVLRGGSWIFHPVVCRSVDRYRTGPEIRRGFVGFRLVLPFQAVGS is encoded by the coding sequence ATGCCAAAAGAAAACCTCACCATCCAGCTCCCCGATGGCCCAACCATCGAACTTATCTACGTCCAAGGCGGCACCTTTACGATGGGCAGCGATGATTCGGAAGCCCTTGACCGGGAAAAACCAGCCCATCAAGTAAAACTGTCTGATTTTTACATCGCCAAATATCCTGTGACACAGGAGCAATGGCAGGCAGTTACAGGAGAAAACCCTTCTGGATTCCAGGGAGAACAACAACCGGTAGAAAAGGTCTCCTGGCATGATACACAAGAGTTCCTCGAAAAGCTGAATCAAATTACCGGAAAAGGGTTTCGCCTACCCACAGAGGCAGAGTGGGAATTCGCAGCCCGTGGTGGCATCTACAGCCAAGGGTACAAGTATGCAGGCAGTGATCGGCTGAAGCAGGTGGGTTGGTATGACGACAATAGCGACGATCAAACCCATGAGGTTGGGCTGCTGCTGGCTAATGAACTGGGCCTGCATGATATGAGCGGCAACGTCTGGGAATGGTGCCGAGATTGGTTTTCTGATAAATACTACGAAGAATGCCACAAACGTGGTGTTATGGAAAACCCGCAAGGGCCTGATAAGGGTACGGACCGTGTTCTCCGTGGCGGCAGCTGGATCTTCCATCCGGTGGTCTGCCGCTCTGTCGATCGGTATCGCACCGGTCCCGAGATTCGCCGCGGCTTTGTCGGGTTTCGCTTGGTTCTTCCCTTCCAGGCAGTTGGAAGCTAA
- the tnpA gene encoding IS200/IS605 family transposase, which produces MPQSLAKIFLHLIFSTKDRIPLLANKKVREETHAYLFAACRELGVSPVMVGGVADHVHLACSMSRTLTVADLVRDIKRTSSSWLKQQSEGTVNFHWQSGYGVFSVSPSHVDALKEYILGQEEHHQQVSFKDEFRQIAQKYGIEYDERYVWD; this is translated from the coding sequence ATGCCGCAATCCCTGGCCAAAATATTTCTCCACCTCATCTTTTCGACCAAAGACAGGATCCCCTTGCTGGCTAACAAGAAGGTGCGCGAGGAAACCCATGCCTATCTTTTCGCGGCCTGCCGAGAACTCGGTGTCTCTCCGGTGATGGTCGGAGGTGTTGCGGATCATGTCCACCTTGCCTGCTCCATGTCCCGCACCCTGACCGTGGCTGATCTTGTCCGGGATATCAAACGTACTTCTTCAAGTTGGCTGAAACAACAGAGTGAAGGCACGGTTAATTTCCATTGGCAGAGCGGATACGGCGTTTTTTCGGTGAGCCCATCCCATGTTGATGCATTGAAGGAATATATCCTTGGTCAGGAAGAACACCATCAACAGGTCTCTTTTAAAGATGAATTCCGGCAGATTGCCCAAAAATACGGTATAGAGTACGATGAACGGTATGTTTGGGATTGA
- a CDS encoding formylglycine-generating enzyme family protein, translated as MQKNNETITPPLPDLDLCPVKGGEFIMGDDNSEYDDEKPAHSVHVAGFYMGKFQVTQRLWESVTGDNPSDFKGERRPVETVSWEDAQTFLDKLNARAEVQDFIRQLDPPGTKFRLPTEAEWEFAARGGIYSQGYTYAGSDRLKQVGWHDKNSDDQTHEVGLLLANELGLHDMSGNVWEWCQDWFSDKYYEECHKRGTVENPQGPDKGALRVLRGGSSFFSPVSCRSVRRANLEPEIRSRGLGFRLVLPFQAAGS; from the coding sequence ATGCAGAAAAACAACGAGACAATTACCCCGCCCCTGCCTGATCTTGATCTCTGTCCGGTGAAAGGCGGAGAGTTTATCATGGGTGATGATAACAGTGAATATGATGACGAGAAGCCCGCTCATTCTGTCCATGTTGCCGGTTTTTATATGGGTAAATTTCAGGTCACCCAACGATTATGGGAGAGCGTGACCGGGGATAACCCATCGGACTTCAAAGGCGAACGCCGTCCGGTGGAAACAGTTTCCTGGGAAGACGCACAGACCTTTCTCGACAAACTGAACGCCCGTGCAGAGGTACAGGATTTCATCCGTCAGCTTGATCCGCCCGGCACAAAATTCCGGCTGCCCACGGAAGCGGAATGGGAATTCGCAGCCCGTGGTGGCATCTACAGCCAAGGCTATACATACGCGGGCAGCGACCGGCTGAAGCAGGTGGGTTGGCATGACAAAAATAGCGACGATCAAACCCATGAGGTTGGGCTGCTGCTGGCTAATGAACTGGGCCTGCATGATATGAGCGGCAATGTCTGGGAATGGTGCCAAGATTGGTTTTCTGATAAATACTACGAAGAATGCCACAAACGCGGCACCGTGGAAAATCCACAAGGCCCTGATAAGGGTGCGCTCCGTGTTCTCCGTGGCGGCAGCTCTTTCTTTAGCCCGGTGAGCTGCCGCTCTGTCCGTCGGGCTAACCTCGAGCCAGAGATCCGTTCCCGTGGTCTCGGGTTTCGCTTGGTTCTTCCCTTCCAGGCAGCTGGAAGCTGA
- the selD gene encoding selenide, water dikinase SelD codes for MPKNNSTVLSNALAAFPPPDDANLLVGHETADSTSIYRLSPEKASINTVSFITQPVADPYWFGQIAAANALAKIYAVGGKPVTALNLVMFPHNQLSKGTLLELLRLAFFPSKQLDQGMLQEVLRGGHDKMTEAGACLTGGQSVHDAEPKYGLCVNGVVHPERILTPAGALPGDALILTKPLGAGVLFEAVRARKYPLKKLEEEVLPLLTSLNDKAMETALAFDLHACTDVSDSGIFGCLLNIVLASQVGALLKYRELAFYPGATEMYQKKITTDSNRSNRALLARHDLKIQTSLSAAEAELLYDPQTSGGLLLALPQAQAPELLAALHKNGVKDASCIGKIIDKAAGILVE; via the coding sequence GTGCCAAAAAACAATTCGACAGTTCTGTCGAACGCACTTGCAGCCTTTCCCCCACCGGATGACGCCAATCTGCTGGTCGGCCATGAAACGGCGGACTCCACCTCGATCTACCGTTTGTCCCCTGAAAAAGCATCCATCAACACCGTAAGTTTTATCACGCAGCCGGTTGCCGACCCCTACTGGTTTGGCCAGATTGCCGCTGCCAACGCCCTTGCCAAAATCTACGCTGTAGGCGGCAAGCCGGTAACAGCCCTCAATCTCGTCATGTTTCCCCATAACCAGTTAAGCAAGGGTACCTTGCTGGAGCTGCTCCGATTAGCATTCTTTCCTTCAAAGCAATTGGATCAAGGGATGTTGCAAGAGGTTCTTCGTGGCGGACATGACAAGATGACAGAGGCCGGGGCCTGCTTGACAGGCGGTCAATCAGTGCATGACGCGGAACCCAAATACGGGCTTTGTGTCAATGGGGTGGTGCATCCAGAACGAATCCTCACCCCTGCCGGAGCCCTGCCCGGTGATGCCCTTATTCTCACCAAGCCGCTGGGGGCCGGGGTGCTTTTTGAAGCAGTCCGGGCGAGAAAATACCCTTTGAAGAAGCTGGAAGAGGAGGTATTGCCTCTCTTGACCTCTCTGAATGATAAGGCGATGGAAACAGCCCTTGCCTTTGACCTCCACGCCTGTACCGATGTCAGCGATTCCGGGATTTTCGGTTGCTTGCTGAACATCGTCCTGGCCTCTCAGGTCGGCGCGTTGCTCAAGTATAGGGAGCTTGCCTTTTATCCGGGTGCCACAGAAATGTATCAGAAAAAAATAACAACGGACAGTAATAGGTCGAACCGGGCTTTGCTGGCCCGACATGATCTGAAGATCCAAACCAGCCTTTCAGCGGCTGAAGCAGAGTTACTCTATGATCCGCAGACATCAGGTGGGTTATTGCTGGCCCTGCCTCAAGCCCAGGCCCCGGAATTGCTGGCTGCATTGCATAAAAACGGGGTGAAGGACGCATCATGTATAGGGAAAATCATTGACAAGGCTGCTGGGATATTGGTTGAATAG